The genome window ATTCCTTCTTCTTTACTCTccttctgtctctctctctctctctctctttctttctctttcttgcTCTTGGGAGTATCCATTTTAAAGTTCATTTACTTACCTAGACAACGCCTCCTACAGCAGCGACCATCTCCTGCAAAGTAGTTACACTTCCGTCCTCATCGTCATCGCCATCGTCCTCGTAGTTATTTACTCAAGTGGGGGATTTCTAGTTCGTTTGTCATTCTGTCTAAGACGAACAGTAGAGGAATGCTTgactttatttcttttttttttcaccattgccattgcttcttcttcttcttctactgcCCTTCCCCTTCTTTTTATCCTCATCCTCGTCATCATCAGTTTGCTTGctgcttgtttttttctttgcacTTTTGTAGGTAGCAAACCTCGGCTGGAGGTTCTCGCGTTTTGGCATTTACAGGAAATTTGCAAGTCATAAAcaagtttttgctttttattttacttgttttatatatatatgtatatgtatatatgtacataaatatatacaaatagatatgtacacatatacctacatatatttttattccCTTACGTTCATTTCGTTTCTAGTTGTACCCATAGCACTTGGGGTATCTTAATTTTACTTTCAAGTCCATCATTCAGTTACCAAGAATTGAAATGTGTTAATTGAACTCGTCAGACTAAGATCAGTTGGAATGAACcgctttaaattaaattcagtTAATACTTTGATTAAATCCTACAGATTCGTACATAGTAGTTAAATCAGAATATTTCATTCAGAAtcaatgaaattgaaatctaGCATTGAATCGGTTCTAAATTGACATACAATAATCTCAGTTAATAGACGAAAATTACCCCAAAAAAAAGGGCATTCCGTATTCGTTGCCCAGAAGTTAGCTTCCGGTATGTGGGTATTTTGTTTTCGTCTGCCTTGCTTGGGTTCCatcttatatatttatatacctttttttttgtttttaggaaACCGCAATGAAGtcataaattgcaaaaaaaaaagcaaaaagaaaaaaaaagcgagagaaaataaaaacacaaaaaaatgtacaGGAAAAACTTGCAGgaagttgtttttgtttgtcagGCAGAAGAAGGAGGCTTATTTAGTTTGACTTGCCATAGATGGTTCAAGTCAAAGTTGAGAGCTAAAGAAGATTTGTGCAAATTATAAAAGTTTCCACTTCGatcaaaatttttgcaatCTAAAGtttagatttttctttttgttgtttcttacTTAAATGCGTTAATCAACTAATTTGAAATGCAAAATACACAAATGTTAGTTAGAAAGAGTCGAATACCTTAAAATGTTTGAATTTTGTGAATTGAAAATCTCTCTTATCTAATGAAAATTAATGGCAATAAATGACATCAAAGATTTTCCTAATTGggttatttattgattttgattAGTTTTGTTCACTGACAACAATTACAttgtatatataagtatgtatatagtttatggactttgataaaaatattctgaatattccaaagagctgGGCTTAACTTTGTATGGGCAATCTGGGTCTTATCATCATGATGACATTTTTATATGAATATTCAAAGCCACGCCATGCCTCCCAGCAAATGCCGCGCCCACTGAGTGTTTCATCATAGCTACCAGCCAAATAGACACCGTTTAGATTGCTACGGTTGGTGACGGtgaaattgacaaaaaaatCGATCACACCTTGTTAACCcattttaatgttcatgacTCACCTGTCAATGCAGTTTTCATACCACCAGCCACCGGTCAAGGCCACAGCACAATTCTTTATCTTATCCTTGTCGTTATCCCTGTCATAGGTGGTAAACTTCATTTTCTCATGCATACGCAATGAATCTCCAGCTGTGCCAGAGTATTTACCCAAGGTATTTAGGGCATATGCCTGCGCCTCGTTGCTAATGGCAAACTCTTCGTATTTGGCAAATCGGGTCTCGCCATCGAAATCCTCCAAATGAATGTACAACTCGTTGGGCTGGGCAGCTGTAATGGCACGCAATTTCTCCAAGCCGATGAAAAAATTGCCCATCAGATCACCGAAACCATCACGATATTCGGACCAACTGCGAAAGAAATTCACTCCGCCATCTATGCGCCGTTGAATGACCAGCCAACCGGCTCCAGCCACATTTGTGTTACAGGAGGCCATAAAGGGA of Drosophila willistoni isolate 14030-0811.24 chromosome XR unlocalized genomic scaffold, UCI_dwil_1.1 Seg8, whole genome shotgun sequence contains these proteins:
- the LOC6645885 gene encoding ficolin-1 isoform X2 — its product is MGILRTILKVNLILFLCQFGKCREYDEELSYNNVTINQENVLNEISNETYHKPNYNNKYHRKSQAAVQLDNLKGFTKDILKKLEVQLVELDNLKIMLNSHPGGLNQNAERSFATSCLDANVNNDGLHKIQVPGLDPFMASCNTNVAGAGWLVIQRRIDGGVNFFRSWSEYRDGFGDLMGNFFIGLEKLRAITAAQPNELYIHLEDFDGETRFAKYEEFAISNEAQAYALNTLGKYSGTAGDSLRMHEKMKFTTYDRDNDKDKIKNCAVALTGGWWYENCIDSNLNGVYLAGSYDETLSGRGICWEAWRGFEYSYKNVIMMIRPRLPIQS
- the LOC6645885 gene encoding ficolin-1 isoform X1, encoding MGILRTILKVNLILFLCQFGKCREYDEELSYNNVTINQENVLNQEISNETYHKPNYNNKYHRKSQAAVQLDNLKGFTKDILKKLEVQLVELDNLKIMLNSHPGGLNQNAERSFATSCLDANVNNDGLHKIQVPGLDPFMASCNTNVAGAGWLVIQRRIDGGVNFFRSWSEYRDGFGDLMGNFFIGLEKLRAITAAQPNELYIHLEDFDGETRFAKYEEFAISNEAQAYALNTLGKYSGTAGDSLRMHEKMKFTTYDRDNDKDKIKNCAVALTGGWWYENCIDSNLNGVYLAGSYDETLSGRGICWEAWRGFEYSYKNVIMMIRPRLPIQS